The Selenomonas sp. AB3002 genome contains a region encoding:
- a CDS encoding ABC transporter permease, translating into MAIIALKANKMRTFLTMLGIIIGVGAVIALVSVGMGVKSNVTSSISSLGSNMLIVSPGSSNRGGVRGAAGSMQTLKYDDAEAIKEKIKGIDYVSPTVSGSYQVVNGNMNWNTSVQGVTPELMSIRALTVGYGSFISQSDMNKRQRVAVIGTTVASNLFGTDNPVGKNIRINNQPFKVIGLLESKGQSSMGQDQDDMIYIPLTTAQERMLGITYVQSINVQVTSQDDMDQVQAEIETLLRQRHHILAGKDDDFNVRNLTSLMEAVSESTSMLTILLGCIAGISLLVGGIGIMNIMMVSVTERTREIGIRKALGATYGNIMMQFMIESMVIGIVGGIIGIVLGCGASQIIAKLGSFQTLITPLPIFVSFFFAVGIGLFFGIYPARKAAKLDPIEALRYE; encoded by the coding sequence ATGGCTATCATAGCCCTGAAGGCCAACAAGATGAGGACCTTCCTCACCATGCTGGGCATCATCATCGGCGTGGGGGCGGTGATTGCCCTGGTGTCCGTGGGCATGGGGGTCAAGAGTAATGTCACCAGCTCCATTTCCAGCCTGGGCTCCAATATGCTGATTGTCTCTCCCGGCTCCTCCAATCGCGGCGGCGTCCGGGGGGCGGCAGGCTCCATGCAGACTTTGAAATACGATGATGCCGAGGCCATCAAGGAGAAGATCAAGGGCATTGACTATGTTTCGCCCACCGTCAGCGGTTCTTATCAGGTGGTCAACGGCAATATGAACTGGAATACCTCCGTGCAGGGGGTGACGCCGGAACTCATGTCCATCCGCGCCCTGACTGTAGGCTATGGCTCTTTCATCAGCCAGAGCGATATGAACAAAAGGCAGAGAGTGGCCGTCATCGGCACCACAGTAGCTTCCAATCTCTTTGGCACGGACAATCCCGTGGGCAAGAATATCCGCATCAACAATCAGCCCTTCAAGGTCATTGGCCTTTTGGAAAGCAAGGGCCAGTCCTCCATGGGGCAGGATCAGGATGATATGATTTACATCCCCCTGACTACGGCCCAGGAGCGCATGCTGGGCATCACCTACGTCCAGTCCATCAACGTGCAGGTCACGAGCCAGGACGATATGGATCAGGTCCAGGCAGAGATAGAAACTCTCCTGCGGCAACGCCATCACATCCTGGCAGGGAAGGATGACGACTTCAATGTGCGGAATCTCACCAGCCTTATGGAGGCGGTGAGTGAGAGCACTTCCATGCTGACCATCCTCCTGGGCTGCATTGCGGGGATTTCCCTGCTGGTAGGCGGCATCGGCATCATGAATATCATGATGGTGTCGGTGACAGAGCGCACCCGGGAAATCGGCATCCGCAAGGCCCTGGGAGCCACTTATGGCAATATCATGATGCAGTTCATGATTGAGTCCATGGTGATAGGCATCGTGGGCGGCATCATCGGCATAGTGCTGGGGTGCGGGGCTTCTCAGATCATCGCAAAGCTGGGCAGCTTCCAGACCCTCATCACGCCCCTGCCCATTTTTGTGTCCTTCTTCTTCGCCGTAGGGATAGGGCTTTTCTTCGGGATCTACCCGGCCAGGAAAGCGGCTAAACTGGATCCCATTGAAGCGCTTAGATATGAGTAA
- a CDS encoding ABC transporter ATP-binding protein, whose translation MAEKDNRHVTIKLTGIRKVYKIGGEELAALDGIDLDIHQGEFAALMGPSGSGKSTLMNILGCLDRPSTGSYKLDGEEVAGLSDDKLAITRNKKIGFVFQNFNLLSRISALDNVALPLVYAGVGKKDRLERAMQCLQAVGLEDRADHQPNELSGGQRQRVAIARALVNDPHIIMADEPTGNLDTKSTKDIMEIFESMHEIGRTIILVTHEPEIAACASRQLLVRDGKITRDAGKGVVMDVI comes from the coding sequence ATGGCAGAAAAAGACAACCGCCATGTGACCATCAAGCTCACGGGCATACGCAAAGTATATAAGATAGGCGGGGAGGAACTGGCGGCGTTGGACGGTATCGACCTGGACATCCATCAGGGGGAGTTTGCTGCTCTCATGGGCCCCTCCGGCTCGGGCAAATCCACGCTGATGAATATCCTGGGCTGCCTTGACCGTCCCAGCACCGGCTCTTACAAGCTGGACGGGGAGGAAGTGGCGGGCCTTAGCGATGATAAATTAGCCATCACCCGCAATAAGAAAATCGGCTTTGTGTTCCAGAACTTCAACCTGCTGTCCCGCATTTCGGCTCTTGACAATGTGGCCCTGCCTCTGGTCTATGCCGGGGTGGGCAAGAAGGACAGGCTGGAGCGGGCCATGCAGTGCCTGCAGGCGGTGGGCCTTGAGGACCGGGCCGACCACCAGCCAAATGAACTTTCCGGCGGCCAGCGCCAGAGGGTGGCTATCGCCCGGGCCCTGGTGAATGACCCGCATATCATCATGGCAGACGAGCCCACAGGCAACCTTGATACCAAGTCCACCAAGGACATCATGGAAATCTTTGAGAGCATGCACGAGATTGGGCGCACTATCATCCTGGTCACCCATGAGCCGGAGATTGCTGCCTGTGCCAGCCGGCAGCTGTTGGTGCGTGATGGGAAGATCACCCGGGATGCAGGGAAGGGAGTGGTGATGGATGTTATCTGA